From Streptomyces cyaneogriseus subsp. noncyanogenus, the proteins below share one genomic window:
- a CDS encoding AfsR/SARP family transcriptional regulator has protein sequence MKIQVLGPLSAEVNGGSIVPTAGKPRQILSLLALYPGRVMPVPMLMEEIWGTEPPPSALTTLQTYILQLRRRLGTAMGPDAPGAAKEVLATRHGGYLMQIPAESVDVHEYERMITEGRSAFESGDDNGSADCFRRALSLWRGPALVDVRVGPILEIEVMRLEESRLGTVERRIDADLRLGRHSELIAELTELTARYPQHEGLHSQAMVALYRSGRQASALDIYRRLRIRLIEELGVEPSPQVQRLHQAMLAVDPQLDVAAGPRRSSTFDLYAA, from the coding sequence GTGAAGATTCAGGTTCTGGGACCGTTGAGTGCCGAGGTCAACGGGGGATCGATTGTCCCGACGGCCGGCAAGCCGCGGCAGATTCTGTCTCTGCTCGCCCTCTACCCGGGACGGGTCATGCCCGTTCCCATGCTCATGGAGGAGATCTGGGGCACCGAGCCGCCACCCAGCGCGCTCACCACACTGCAGACCTACATCCTCCAACTGCGCAGACGGCTGGGGACCGCGATGGGGCCCGACGCCCCCGGCGCGGCCAAGGAAGTCCTCGCCACCCGGCACGGCGGCTATCTGATGCAGATACCGGCCGAGAGCGTGGACGTGCACGAGTACGAACGCATGATCACCGAGGGCCGGTCGGCCTTCGAGTCCGGCGACGACAACGGCTCGGCCGACTGCTTCCGCCGGGCACTGTCGCTGTGGCGCGGGCCGGCGCTGGTCGACGTACGCGTCGGGCCGATCCTCGAGATAGAGGTCATGCGCCTGGAGGAGAGCCGCCTGGGCACCGTCGAACGGCGCATCGACGCCGACCTGCGGCTGGGCCGGCACTCCGAACTCATCGCCGAGCTCACCGAACTGACCGCACGCTACCCCCAGCACGAAGGCCTGCACTCCCAGGCCATGGTGGCGCTGTACCGGTCGGGCCGGCAGGCGTCCGCCCTCGACATCTACCGCAGGCTGCGCATCCGCCTGATAGAGGAACTGGGCGTCGAGCCCTCCCCGCAGGTGCAGCGGCTGCACCAGGCCATGCTGGCCGTCGACCCCCAGCTCGACGTCGCCGCCGGACCACGGCGCAGCTCCACGTTCGACCTCTACGCCGCCTGA